A genomic region of Eucalyptus grandis isolate ANBG69807.140 chromosome 5, ASM1654582v1, whole genome shotgun sequence contains the following coding sequences:
- the LOC104447601 gene encoding G-type lectin S-receptor-like serine/threonine-protein kinase At1g61550 isoform X4 has product MSSCFTISLSLLFFFINFVGTESAPTFLRHYCPNTTLFTPNSAYQSNLNTLLSSLASAAADGADGFANATVGQNHPDQVYGLFFCRGDINTSTCGDCVATGKQDILQRCPNQRVSVIWYDECMLRYSDGSIYSVMEQVPSFKTYRTRNITNPTQFMLVLGETMDDIAARASVGKSGKKLAVAEANFTSSQKLYTLAQCTPDLTVLECNTCLQARIGGLPQGKQGGRLFAPSCSMRFELYPFYNASAMAALVPPPSYLRSPHAPVTRRKALQSSTIYSITASSPLAQDQTLVSSSQIFELRFFTPKGSAKQYVGIWYKQMTPSRVVWVANRDKPLGHTDQSASLIIGEDGNLKLLDGRQNTVWSTNAMAKSNYSEALLSDYGNFVLQDRNAHIMWESFDEPIDTLLPNMKIGVNVKEGKKLNLTSWKGEDDPSHGSFVAGVTSETPPQLFIWNGSSPYWRSGHWDKTKFIGVPNITNIFYDLQQDNVQGTSYYYLKNYNNSIFEYVFISSEGSLKAAYWFNGWITYWEVPAPTNPCDIYGICGPFGVCNPFSSPICRCLKGFKPRSDEEWNRGNWTRGCLRKMELNCQKSASAAASTTVEKDMFRQMRQIKLPDSADHLLIDNAEGCQSWCLENCSCLAFSYVNAIGCMAWSKDLLDTQQLSMGGEDLFIRLVYASAGMDTGVPTRTKLIIGLSTISGIILFGASISVCGLSKWRGKFRKMKIPRLFTSEKLLRDTTWKDQMKEDDTSKLVVYDFDSIRLATDNFNVKNKLGQGGFGPVYKGKLNDGKEIAAKRLSSSSGQGIAEFKNEILLISKLQHRNLVRLFGCCIEGEEKILVYEYLPNKSLDTFLFDSKEKAKLSWSVRFHIIQGVAKGLLYLHRDSCLRVIHRDLKVSNILLDEKMNPKISDFGLSRMFEGTQVLWLHVSRVCHGWNIF; this is encoded by the exons ATGAGTTCTTGCTTcaccatctccctctctcttctcttcttcttcatcaattttgTAGGTACTGAATCAGCACCCACGTTTCTACGGCATTACTGCCCAAACACCACCCTCTTCACTCCCAACTCCGCCTACCAATCCAACCTCAAcaccctcctctcttccctcgCCTCTGCTGCCGCCGATGGCGCTGATGGCTTCGCCAATGCTACTGTTGGCCAAAACCATCCCGACCAGGTCTACGGGCTCTTTTTCTGCCGTGGTGACATCAACACCTCCACGTGCGGCGACTGCGTGGCCACTGGAAAACAGGATATACTCCAAAGATGCCCCAACCAGCGAGTCTCCGTGATCTGGTACGATGAGTGTATGTTGAGGTACTCCGATGGGTCCATCTACTCGGTCATGGAACAAGTGCCTTCTTTCAAGACGTACCGCACCAGGAACATCACCAATCCAACACAGTTCATGCTAGTCCTGGGAGAGACCATGGACGACATCGCTGCGAGGGCTTCAGTCGGCAAGTCGGGGAAGAAACTTGCCGTTGCGGAGGCAAACTTTACGAGTTCGCAGAAGCTGTACACTCTCGCGCAGTGCACACCGGACTTGACGGTGTTGGAGTGCAACACGTGCCTCCAGGCAAGAATCGGGGGTCTCCCACAGGGGAAGCAAGGTGGGAGGTTGTTCGCTCCAAGCTGCAGCATGAGGTTCGAGCTGTACCCATTTTACAatgcctcggccatggcggcgcTGGTGCCTCCCCCGTCCTACCTTCGTTCTCCTCATGCTCCCGTGACCAGACGTAAAG CACTTCAAAGCAGCACAATTTACAGCATAACTGCATCAAGTCCACTGGCTCAGGACCAAACCCTTGTCTCTAGTAGTCAAATCTTTGAGCTCAGGTTCTTCACGCCCAAAGGATCAGCAAAGCAGTACGTAGGAATATGGTACAAGCAGATGACTCCCTCTAGAGTTGTCTGGGTGGCCAACAGGGACAAGCCACTTGGACATACAGATCAATCTGCAAGTTTAATAATTGGCGAAGATGGAAATCTGAAGCTTCTTGATGGGCGACAAAACACTGTGTGGTCTACTAATGCCATGGCAAAGTCGAATTATTCTGAAGCATTGCTTTCAGACTATGGAAACTTTGTTCTTCAAGACAGGAACGCGCATATAATGTGGGAAAGCTTTGACGAGCCAATAGACACTCTCTTGCCAAACATGAAGATTGGAGTAAATgtgaaagaaggaaagaaactaAACTTGACTTCCTGGAAAGGCGAAGATGATCCCTCACACGGAAGCTTTGTCGCGGGAGTGACATCGGAGACACCACCTCAGCTTTTCATTTGGAATGGATCAAGTCCTTACTGGAGAAGTGGACATTGGGATAAAACCAAGTTCATCGGAGTACCAAACATAACCAACATATTTTACGATCTCCAACAAGATAATGTCCAGGGAACCTCATATTATTACCTCAAAAATTACAACAACTCCATCTTTGAATATGTTTTCATCTCTTCTGAAGGATCTCTAAAGGCAGCTTATTGGTTCAATGGCTGGATAACATATTGGGAGGTACCGGCACCAACTAACCCTTGTGACATTTATGGAATATGTGGCCCCTTTGGAGTTTGCAACCCGTTTAGTTCACCCATATGCAGATGCTTAAAAGGTTTTAAACCTAGATCAGATGAAGAATGGAACAGAGGAAACTGGACCAGAGGGTGCCTTaggaaaatggaattgaattgTCAGAAATCTGCAAGTGCAGCAGCTTCAACAACTGTGGAAAAAGATATGTTTAGGCAAATGAGACAAATAAAATTGCCTGATTCCGCTGATCATTTGTTGATAGATAATGCGGAAGGATGTCAAAGTTGGTGCCTAGAAAACTGCTCGTGCTTGGCCTTTTCTTATGTAAATGCTATAGGATGTATGGCTTGGAGTAAAGACCTCCTAGATACTCAGCAATTATCCATGGGTGGCGAAGATCTATTTATTCGACTTGTGTATGCGAGTGCGGGTATGGATACAG GTGTACCTACGCGAACAAAACTTATCATCGGCCTAAGTACTATTTCTGGCATCATCTTATTTGGAGCTAGTATTTCAGTCTGTGGTCTTTCAAAGTGGAgag GGAagtttaggaaaatgaaaatccCAAGGCTCTTTACGTCAGAAAAATTGCTAAGGGACACTACTTGGAAAGACCAGATGAAGGAAGATGATACATCAAAACTGGTCGTTTATGACTTTGATAGCATACGCCTCGCGACAGATAACTTCAACGTGAAAAACAAACTCGGGCAGGGAGGGTTTGGCCCAGTTTATAAG GGAAAACTGAACGATGGTAAGGAGATAGCAGCAAAGAGACTTTCAAGCAGCTCGGGCCAAGGCATAGCGGAGTTCAAGAATGAGATTCTTCTAATTTCCAAACTTCAACACCGAAATCTGGTGAGACTCTTTGGTTGCTGCATTGAGGGAGAGGAAAAGATTCTAGTGTATGAGTACTTGCCCAACAAGAGCTTGGACACCTTCCTCTTTG ATTCAAAAGAGAAGGCAAAACTTAGCTGGAGTGTACGCTTCCACATTATCCAGGGGGTCGCCAAAGGGCTGCTTTACCTCCACCGCGATTCTTGCCTTAGAGTCATACATCGGGATTTGAAAGTGAGCAACATTCTCTTGGATGAAAAGATGAATCccaagatttcagattttgggcTGTCACGGATGTTTGAAGGCACTCAAGTTTTG TGGCTACATGTCTCCAGAGTATGCCATGGGTGGAATATTTTCTGA
- the LOC104447601 gene encoding G-type lectin S-receptor-like serine/threonine-protein kinase At1g61550 isoform X3: MSSCFTISLSLLFFFINFVGTESAPTFLRHYCPNTTLFTPNSAYQSNLNTLLSSLASAAADGADGFANATVGQNHPDQVYGLFFCRGDINTSTCGDCVATGKQDILQRCPNQRVSVIWYDECMLRYSDGSIYSVMEQVPSFKTYRTRNITNPTQFMLVLGETMDDIAARASVGKSGKKLAVAEANFTSSQKLYTLAQCTPDLTVLECNTCLQARIGGLPQGKQGGRLFAPSCSMRFELYPFYNASAMAALVPPPSYLRSPHAPVTRRKALQSSTIYSITASSPLAQDQTLVSSSQIFELRFFTPKGSAKQYVGIWYKQMTPSRVVWVANRDKPLGHTDQSASLIIGEDGNLKLLDGRQNTVWSTNAMAKSNYSEALLSDYGNFVLQDRNAHIMWESFDEPIDTLLPNMKIGVNVKEGKKLNLTSWKGEDDPSHGSFVAGVTSETPPQLFIWNGSSPYWRSGHWDKTKFIGVPNITNIFYDLQQDNVQGTSYYYLKNYNNSIFEYVFISSEGSLKAAYWFNGWITYWEVPAPTNPCDIYGICGPFGVCNPFSSPICRCLKGFKPRSDEEWNRGNWTRGCLRKMELNCQKSASAAASTTVEKDMFRQMRQIKLPDSADHLLIDNAEGCQSWCLENCSCLAFSYVNAIGCMAWSKDLLDTQQLSMGGEDLFIRLVYASAGVPTRTKLIIGLSTISGIILFGASISVCGLSKWRGKFRKMKIPRLFTSEKLLRDTTWKDQMKEDDTSKLVVYDFDSIRLATDNFNVKNKLGQGGFGPVYKGKLNDGKEIAAKRLSSSSGQGIAEFKNEILLISKLQHRNLVRLFGCCIEGEEKILVYEYLPNKSLDTFLFDSKEKAKLSWSVRFHIIQGVAKGLLYLHRDSCLRVIHRDLKVSNILLDEKMNPKISDFGLSRMFEGTQVLVNTHKIVGTLGYMSPEYAMGGIFSEKSDVYSFGVLLLEIISGKKNTSLDYPGQHLNLLTYLLQAWHLWCEDKGLDLMDEGIADAFLVSEVMRCIQLGLLCTQDHATDRPNMFAVVLMLNGESNLSQPKQPTYTFSRSPAHEVPSQEESIRSVNTITISTVEGR, from the exons ATGAGTTCTTGCTTcaccatctccctctctcttctcttcttcttcatcaattttgTAGGTACTGAATCAGCACCCACGTTTCTACGGCATTACTGCCCAAACACCACCCTCTTCACTCCCAACTCCGCCTACCAATCCAACCTCAAcaccctcctctcttccctcgCCTCTGCTGCCGCCGATGGCGCTGATGGCTTCGCCAATGCTACTGTTGGCCAAAACCATCCCGACCAGGTCTACGGGCTCTTTTTCTGCCGTGGTGACATCAACACCTCCACGTGCGGCGACTGCGTGGCCACTGGAAAACAGGATATACTCCAAAGATGCCCCAACCAGCGAGTCTCCGTGATCTGGTACGATGAGTGTATGTTGAGGTACTCCGATGGGTCCATCTACTCGGTCATGGAACAAGTGCCTTCTTTCAAGACGTACCGCACCAGGAACATCACCAATCCAACACAGTTCATGCTAGTCCTGGGAGAGACCATGGACGACATCGCTGCGAGGGCTTCAGTCGGCAAGTCGGGGAAGAAACTTGCCGTTGCGGAGGCAAACTTTACGAGTTCGCAGAAGCTGTACACTCTCGCGCAGTGCACACCGGACTTGACGGTGTTGGAGTGCAACACGTGCCTCCAGGCAAGAATCGGGGGTCTCCCACAGGGGAAGCAAGGTGGGAGGTTGTTCGCTCCAAGCTGCAGCATGAGGTTCGAGCTGTACCCATTTTACAatgcctcggccatggcggcgcTGGTGCCTCCCCCGTCCTACCTTCGTTCTCCTCATGCTCCCGTGACCAGACGTAAAG CACTTCAAAGCAGCACAATTTACAGCATAACTGCATCAAGTCCACTGGCTCAGGACCAAACCCTTGTCTCTAGTAGTCAAATCTTTGAGCTCAGGTTCTTCACGCCCAAAGGATCAGCAAAGCAGTACGTAGGAATATGGTACAAGCAGATGACTCCCTCTAGAGTTGTCTGGGTGGCCAACAGGGACAAGCCACTTGGACATACAGATCAATCTGCAAGTTTAATAATTGGCGAAGATGGAAATCTGAAGCTTCTTGATGGGCGACAAAACACTGTGTGGTCTACTAATGCCATGGCAAAGTCGAATTATTCTGAAGCATTGCTTTCAGACTATGGAAACTTTGTTCTTCAAGACAGGAACGCGCATATAATGTGGGAAAGCTTTGACGAGCCAATAGACACTCTCTTGCCAAACATGAAGATTGGAGTAAATgtgaaagaaggaaagaaactaAACTTGACTTCCTGGAAAGGCGAAGATGATCCCTCACACGGAAGCTTTGTCGCGGGAGTGACATCGGAGACACCACCTCAGCTTTTCATTTGGAATGGATCAAGTCCTTACTGGAGAAGTGGACATTGGGATAAAACCAAGTTCATCGGAGTACCAAACATAACCAACATATTTTACGATCTCCAACAAGATAATGTCCAGGGAACCTCATATTATTACCTCAAAAATTACAACAACTCCATCTTTGAATATGTTTTCATCTCTTCTGAAGGATCTCTAAAGGCAGCTTATTGGTTCAATGGCTGGATAACATATTGGGAGGTACCGGCACCAACTAACCCTTGTGACATTTATGGAATATGTGGCCCCTTTGGAGTTTGCAACCCGTTTAGTTCACCCATATGCAGATGCTTAAAAGGTTTTAAACCTAGATCAGATGAAGAATGGAACAGAGGAAACTGGACCAGAGGGTGCCTTaggaaaatggaattgaattgTCAGAAATCTGCAAGTGCAGCAGCTTCAACAACTGTGGAAAAAGATATGTTTAGGCAAATGAGACAAATAAAATTGCCTGATTCCGCTGATCATTTGTTGATAGATAATGCGGAAGGATGTCAAAGTTGGTGCCTAGAAAACTGCTCGTGCTTGGCCTTTTCTTATGTAAATGCTATAGGATGTATGGCTTGGAGTAAAGACCTCCTAGATACTCAGCAATTATCCATGGGTGGCGAAGATCTATTTATTCGACTTGTGTATGCGAGTGCGG GTGTACCTACGCGAACAAAACTTATCATCGGCCTAAGTACTATTTCTGGCATCATCTTATTTGGAGCTAGTATTTCAGTCTGTGGTCTTTCAAAGTGGAgag GGAagtttaggaaaatgaaaatccCAAGGCTCTTTACGTCAGAAAAATTGCTAAGGGACACTACTTGGAAAGACCAGATGAAGGAAGATGATACATCAAAACTGGTCGTTTATGACTTTGATAGCATACGCCTCGCGACAGATAACTTCAACGTGAAAAACAAACTCGGGCAGGGAGGGTTTGGCCCAGTTTATAAG GGAAAACTGAACGATGGTAAGGAGATAGCAGCAAAGAGACTTTCAAGCAGCTCGGGCCAAGGCATAGCGGAGTTCAAGAATGAGATTCTTCTAATTTCCAAACTTCAACACCGAAATCTGGTGAGACTCTTTGGTTGCTGCATTGAGGGAGAGGAAAAGATTCTAGTGTATGAGTACTTGCCCAACAAGAGCTTGGACACCTTCCTCTTTG ATTCAAAAGAGAAGGCAAAACTTAGCTGGAGTGTACGCTTCCACATTATCCAGGGGGTCGCCAAAGGGCTGCTTTACCTCCACCGCGATTCTTGCCTTAGAGTCATACATCGGGATTTGAAAGTGAGCAACATTCTCTTGGATGAAAAGATGAATCccaagatttcagattttgggcTGTCACGGATGTTTGAAGGCACTCAAGTTTTGGTAAATACTCACAAAATTGTGGGGACACT TGGCTACATGTCTCCAGAGTATGCCATGGGTGGAATATTTTCTGAGAAATCtgatgtttatagctttggAGTACTGCTATTGGAGATTATTAGCGGCAAGAAGAACACAAGTTTAGATTACCCAGGGCAACATCTCAATCTCCTCACTTAT TTGTTACAGGCTTGGCACTTGTGGTGTGAAGACAAAGGATTAGATCTAATGGATGAAGGCATTGCCGATGCATTTTTGGTGTCAGAAGTGATGAGATGCATTCAGTTAGGGCTTCTCTGTACGCAAGACCATGCCACAGATAGACCCAACATGTTTGCCGTGGTTCTAATGCTGAATGGGGAGTCCAATCTTTCACAGCCAAAGCAACCGACATATACATTTTCACGCTCGCCGGCTCACGAAGTCCCATCACAAGAAGAAAGCATCCGATCCGTGAATACCATCACCATTAGTACGGTTGAAGGAagataa
- the LOC104447601 gene encoding G-type lectin S-receptor-like serine/threonine-protein kinase At1g61550 isoform X1, giving the protein MSSCFTISLSLLFFFINFVGTESAPTFLRHYCPNTTLFTPNSAYQSNLNTLLSSLASAAADGADGFANATVGQNHPDQVYGLFFCRGDINTSTCGDCVATGKQDILQRCPNQRVSVIWYDECMLRYSDGSIYSVMEQVPSFKTYRTRNITNPTQFMLVLGETMDDIAARASVGKSGKKLAVAEANFTSSQKLYTLAQCTPDLTVLECNTCLQARIGGLPQGKQGGRLFAPSCSMRFELYPFYNASAMAALVPPPSYLRSPHAPVTRRKALQSSTIYSITASSPLAQDQTLVSSSQIFELRFFTPKGSAKQYVGIWYKQMTPSRVVWVANRDKPLGHTDQSASLIIGEDGNLKLLDGRQNTVWSTNAMAKSNYSEALLSDYGNFVLQDRNAHIMWESFDEPIDTLLPNMKIGVNVKEGKKLNLTSWKGEDDPSHGSFVAGVTSETPPQLFIWNGSSPYWRSGHWDKTKFIGVPNITNIFYDLQQDNVQGTSYYYLKNYNNSIFEYVFISSEGSLKAAYWFNGWITYWEVPAPTNPCDIYGICGPFGVCNPFSSPICRCLKGFKPRSDEEWNRGNWTRGCLRKMELNCQKSASAAASTTVEKDMFRQMRQIKLPDSADHLLIDNAEGCQSWCLENCSCLAFSYVNAIGCMAWSKDLLDTQQLSMGGEDLFIRLVYASAGMDTGVPTRTKLIIGLSTISGIILFGASISVCGLSKWRGKFRKMKIPRLFTSEKLLRDTTWKDQMKEDDTSKLVVYDFDSIRLATDNFNVKNKLGQGGFGPVYKGKLNDGKEIAAKRLSSSSGQGIAEFKNEILLISKLQHRNLVRLFGCCIEGEEKILVYEYLPNKSLDTFLFDSKEKAKLSWSVRFHIIQGVAKGLLYLHRDSCLRVIHRDLKVSNILLDEKMNPKISDFGLSRMFEGTQVLVNTHKIVGTLGYMSPEYAMGGIFSEKSDVYSFGVLLLEIISGKKNTSLDYPGQHLNLLTYLLQAWHLWCEDKGLDLMDEGIADAFLVSEVMRCIQLGLLCTQDHATDRPNMFAVVLMLNGESNLSQPKQPTYTFSRSPAHEVPSQEESIRSVNTITISTVEGR; this is encoded by the exons ATGAGTTCTTGCTTcaccatctccctctctcttctcttcttcttcatcaattttgTAGGTACTGAATCAGCACCCACGTTTCTACGGCATTACTGCCCAAACACCACCCTCTTCACTCCCAACTCCGCCTACCAATCCAACCTCAAcaccctcctctcttccctcgCCTCTGCTGCCGCCGATGGCGCTGATGGCTTCGCCAATGCTACTGTTGGCCAAAACCATCCCGACCAGGTCTACGGGCTCTTTTTCTGCCGTGGTGACATCAACACCTCCACGTGCGGCGACTGCGTGGCCACTGGAAAACAGGATATACTCCAAAGATGCCCCAACCAGCGAGTCTCCGTGATCTGGTACGATGAGTGTATGTTGAGGTACTCCGATGGGTCCATCTACTCGGTCATGGAACAAGTGCCTTCTTTCAAGACGTACCGCACCAGGAACATCACCAATCCAACACAGTTCATGCTAGTCCTGGGAGAGACCATGGACGACATCGCTGCGAGGGCTTCAGTCGGCAAGTCGGGGAAGAAACTTGCCGTTGCGGAGGCAAACTTTACGAGTTCGCAGAAGCTGTACACTCTCGCGCAGTGCACACCGGACTTGACGGTGTTGGAGTGCAACACGTGCCTCCAGGCAAGAATCGGGGGTCTCCCACAGGGGAAGCAAGGTGGGAGGTTGTTCGCTCCAAGCTGCAGCATGAGGTTCGAGCTGTACCCATTTTACAatgcctcggccatggcggcgcTGGTGCCTCCCCCGTCCTACCTTCGTTCTCCTCATGCTCCCGTGACCAGACGTAAAG CACTTCAAAGCAGCACAATTTACAGCATAACTGCATCAAGTCCACTGGCTCAGGACCAAACCCTTGTCTCTAGTAGTCAAATCTTTGAGCTCAGGTTCTTCACGCCCAAAGGATCAGCAAAGCAGTACGTAGGAATATGGTACAAGCAGATGACTCCCTCTAGAGTTGTCTGGGTGGCCAACAGGGACAAGCCACTTGGACATACAGATCAATCTGCAAGTTTAATAATTGGCGAAGATGGAAATCTGAAGCTTCTTGATGGGCGACAAAACACTGTGTGGTCTACTAATGCCATGGCAAAGTCGAATTATTCTGAAGCATTGCTTTCAGACTATGGAAACTTTGTTCTTCAAGACAGGAACGCGCATATAATGTGGGAAAGCTTTGACGAGCCAATAGACACTCTCTTGCCAAACATGAAGATTGGAGTAAATgtgaaagaaggaaagaaactaAACTTGACTTCCTGGAAAGGCGAAGATGATCCCTCACACGGAAGCTTTGTCGCGGGAGTGACATCGGAGACACCACCTCAGCTTTTCATTTGGAATGGATCAAGTCCTTACTGGAGAAGTGGACATTGGGATAAAACCAAGTTCATCGGAGTACCAAACATAACCAACATATTTTACGATCTCCAACAAGATAATGTCCAGGGAACCTCATATTATTACCTCAAAAATTACAACAACTCCATCTTTGAATATGTTTTCATCTCTTCTGAAGGATCTCTAAAGGCAGCTTATTGGTTCAATGGCTGGATAACATATTGGGAGGTACCGGCACCAACTAACCCTTGTGACATTTATGGAATATGTGGCCCCTTTGGAGTTTGCAACCCGTTTAGTTCACCCATATGCAGATGCTTAAAAGGTTTTAAACCTAGATCAGATGAAGAATGGAACAGAGGAAACTGGACCAGAGGGTGCCTTaggaaaatggaattgaattgTCAGAAATCTGCAAGTGCAGCAGCTTCAACAACTGTGGAAAAAGATATGTTTAGGCAAATGAGACAAATAAAATTGCCTGATTCCGCTGATCATTTGTTGATAGATAATGCGGAAGGATGTCAAAGTTGGTGCCTAGAAAACTGCTCGTGCTTGGCCTTTTCTTATGTAAATGCTATAGGATGTATGGCTTGGAGTAAAGACCTCCTAGATACTCAGCAATTATCCATGGGTGGCGAAGATCTATTTATTCGACTTGTGTATGCGAGTGCGGGTATGGATACAG GTGTACCTACGCGAACAAAACTTATCATCGGCCTAAGTACTATTTCTGGCATCATCTTATTTGGAGCTAGTATTTCAGTCTGTGGTCTTTCAAAGTGGAgag GGAagtttaggaaaatgaaaatccCAAGGCTCTTTACGTCAGAAAAATTGCTAAGGGACACTACTTGGAAAGACCAGATGAAGGAAGATGATACATCAAAACTGGTCGTTTATGACTTTGATAGCATACGCCTCGCGACAGATAACTTCAACGTGAAAAACAAACTCGGGCAGGGAGGGTTTGGCCCAGTTTATAAG GGAAAACTGAACGATGGTAAGGAGATAGCAGCAAAGAGACTTTCAAGCAGCTCGGGCCAAGGCATAGCGGAGTTCAAGAATGAGATTCTTCTAATTTCCAAACTTCAACACCGAAATCTGGTGAGACTCTTTGGTTGCTGCATTGAGGGAGAGGAAAAGATTCTAGTGTATGAGTACTTGCCCAACAAGAGCTTGGACACCTTCCTCTTTG ATTCAAAAGAGAAGGCAAAACTTAGCTGGAGTGTACGCTTCCACATTATCCAGGGGGTCGCCAAAGGGCTGCTTTACCTCCACCGCGATTCTTGCCTTAGAGTCATACATCGGGATTTGAAAGTGAGCAACATTCTCTTGGATGAAAAGATGAATCccaagatttcagattttgggcTGTCACGGATGTTTGAAGGCACTCAAGTTTTGGTAAATACTCACAAAATTGTGGGGACACT TGGCTACATGTCTCCAGAGTATGCCATGGGTGGAATATTTTCTGAGAAATCtgatgtttatagctttggAGTACTGCTATTGGAGATTATTAGCGGCAAGAAGAACACAAGTTTAGATTACCCAGGGCAACATCTCAATCTCCTCACTTAT TTGTTACAGGCTTGGCACTTGTGGTGTGAAGACAAAGGATTAGATCTAATGGATGAAGGCATTGCCGATGCATTTTTGGTGTCAGAAGTGATGAGATGCATTCAGTTAGGGCTTCTCTGTACGCAAGACCATGCCACAGATAGACCCAACATGTTTGCCGTGGTTCTAATGCTGAATGGGGAGTCCAATCTTTCACAGCCAAAGCAACCGACATATACATTTTCACGCTCGCCGGCTCACGAAGTCCCATCACAAGAAGAAAGCATCCGATCCGTGAATACCATCACCATTAGTACGGTTGAAGGAagataa